In Dermochelys coriacea isolate rDerCor1 chromosome 10, rDerCor1.pri.v4, whole genome shotgun sequence, one DNA window encodes the following:
- the B2M gene encoding beta-2-microglobulin: protein MVRGLGVLVLVLLGLAGMEATARAPKVHVYSRHPAEDGKPNILNCYVEGFHPPNIQITLLQNDEKMENIETSDLSFSEDWTFQRLVHAPFTPNRKDSYVCKVEHSTLQNPKNVKWDPDN, encoded by the exons ATGGTTCGGGGGCTCGGTGTGTTGGTGCTGGTGCTGCTCGGACTCGCCGGCATGGAGGCGACCGCAA GAGCCCCCAAAGTACATGTGTACTCCCGCCACCCAGCGGAAGATGGCAAGCCGAACATCCTGAACTGCTATGTGGAGGGGTTCCATCCTCCAAACATTCAGATCACCTTGCTGCAGAATGATGAAAAGATGGAGAACATAGAAACGTCCGACCTGTCCTTCAGTGAGGACTGGACTTTCCAGCGCCTGGTGCATGCCCCGTTCACTCCTAACAGGAAAGATTCATATGTATGCAAAGTGGAGCATAGCACCCTTCAAAATCCCAAGAACGTCAAATGGG ACCCAGATAATTAA